A genomic segment from Luteolibacter ambystomatis encodes:
- the ilvD gene encoding dihydroxy-acid dehydratase: MSDSTRTFSSLMLDGPDRAPSRAMLYAVGFEKQDFKKPIIGIASTWSEVTPCNIHINKLAEESSKGADAAGGKAIIFNTITISDGISMGTEGMKYSLVSREVIADSIETVVGCEGMDGFVAIGGCDKNMPACVMAMARLNRPSVFVYGGTILPGCATIKGDKKNLDIVSVFEAVGKHANGEYSDEELETVESCAIPGPGSCGGMYTANTMASAIEALGMSLPNSSSQAAISDDKMRDCFDAGAAVLHLLNENIRPRDIMTKEAFENAITVLIALGGSTNAALHLPAMAHAAGVDISLDDFERIGKRVPLLADLKPSGKYSMAELVNIGGTLPLMKMLLDAGLLHGDCLTVTGRTLRENIEKLAKPYPEGQEIIRPLSDPIKKDSHLRILYGNLAEGGAVAKITGKEGELFTGKARVFNSEDDAMKAILAKQIKPGDVIVIRMEGPKGGPGMREMLGPTSAIMGLGLGKTVALITDGRFSGGSHGFVVGHITPEAFVGGTIALLKDGDEITIDAQKNRLDVKLSAEELAERKAAWVQPEPRYRRGVLAKYAKLVTSASEGAVTDKGL; encoded by the coding sequence ATGTCCGACTCCACCCGCACGTTCTCCAGTTTGATGCTTGACGGCCCCGACCGCGCGCCCAGCCGCGCGATGCTGTATGCCGTCGGATTCGAAAAGCAGGATTTCAAGAAGCCCATCATCGGCATCGCCTCCACGTGGAGCGAAGTCACCCCGTGCAACATCCACATCAACAAGCTCGCCGAGGAGTCCTCGAAGGGCGCGGATGCCGCGGGTGGCAAGGCGATCATTTTCAATACCATCACCATCTCGGACGGCATCTCCATGGGCACCGAGGGGATGAAGTACTCGCTGGTGTCCCGCGAGGTGATCGCGGACTCGATCGAGACCGTGGTCGGCTGCGAAGGCATGGACGGCTTCGTGGCGATCGGCGGCTGTGACAAGAACATGCCCGCCTGCGTGATGGCGATGGCACGCCTCAACCGCCCGTCCGTGTTCGTCTATGGCGGCACGATTCTTCCCGGCTGCGCCACGATCAAAGGCGACAAGAAGAATCTCGACATCGTTTCCGTGTTTGAAGCCGTGGGCAAGCATGCCAATGGCGAATACTCCGATGAGGAATTGGAAACCGTGGAATCCTGCGCGATTCCGGGCCCGGGTTCCTGTGGTGGCATGTACACCGCGAACACCATGGCTTCCGCGATCGAGGCGCTCGGCATGTCGCTGCCGAACAGTTCGTCCCAGGCGGCGATCTCGGACGACAAGATGCGCGATTGCTTCGATGCCGGTGCCGCCGTGCTGCACCTGCTCAATGAGAACATCCGCCCGCGTGATATCATGACAAAGGAGGCGTTCGAGAATGCCATCACCGTCCTCATCGCGCTCGGCGGCTCCACCAATGCCGCGCTTCACCTGCCGGCGATGGCCCATGCCGCGGGCGTGGACATTTCTCTCGATGACTTCGAGCGCATCGGCAAGCGCGTGCCGCTGCTCGCGGACCTGAAGCCCTCCGGCAAATACTCGATGGCGGAGCTGGTCAACATCGGCGGCACCCTGCCGCTGATGAAGATGCTGCTGGATGCCGGTTTGCTTCACGGCGATTGCCTCACTGTCACCGGCCGCACGCTGCGCGAGAACATCGAGAAGCTCGCGAAGCCCTATCCGGAGGGTCAGGAGATCATCCGCCCGCTTTCCGACCCGATCAAGAAGGACAGCCACCTGCGCATCCTCTACGGGAACCTCGCCGAAGGCGGCGCGGTGGCGAAGATCACCGGCAAGGAAGGCGAGCTCTTCACCGGCAAGGCCCGCGTGTTCAACTCCGAGGACGATGCCATGAAGGCTATCCTCGCCAAGCAGATCAAACCCGGCGACGTGATTGTCATCCGCATGGAAGGACCGAAGGGCGGTCCAGGCATGCGCGAGATGCTTGGGCCGACCAGCGCCATCATGGGCCTGGGCCTCGGCAAGACGGTCGCCCTCATCACGGACGGCCGCTTCTCCGGCGGCAGCCACGGCTTCGTGGTCGGCCACATCACTCCGGAAGCCTTCGTGGGCGGCACCATCGCCCTGCTCAAGGACGGTGACGAGATCACCATCGACGCGCAGAAGAACCGCCTCGACGTGAAGCTCAGCGCCGAGGAACTGGCCGAGCGCAAGGCCGCCTGGGTGCAGCCGGAGCCGCGCTACCGCCGCGGCGTGCTGGCGAAGTACGCCAAGCTCGTCACCAGCGCCAGCGAAGGCGCCGTGACCGACAAGGGACTCTGA
- a CDS encoding type II secretion system protein, translating into MARRFRFRGFTLLEMSMVICVLIALMSTGFFFNNKIKDWQLGRTASETLRTVYSAQRMYLADNPTATLASITSAKLIPYLPNGATTMPTVTSLTGATLSIAVTVSPPKINNGSGGYYDPSSSTTDLLWDVGQ; encoded by the coding sequence ATGGCCCGTCGTTTCCGTTTCCGCGGCTTCACGCTGCTGGAAATGAGCATGGTCATCTGCGTCCTCATCGCCCTGATGAGTACCGGCTTTTTCTTCAACAACAAGATCAAGGACTGGCAACTCGGCCGCACCGCCTCCGAGACACTCCGCACGGTTTACTCCGCCCAGCGCATGTATCTGGCGGACAATCCGACCGCCACGCTCGCCTCGATCACCAGCGCGAAGCTGATTCCCTATCTGCCGAACGGTGCCACCACGATGCCCACGGTGACCTCGCTCACCGGAGCGACCCTGTCGATCGCCGTCACCGTGTCTCCACCGAAGATCAACAATGGCTCGGGTGGATATTACGATCCTTCTAGTAGCACCACCGACCTGCTCTGGGACGTCGGCCAATGA
- a CDS encoding type II secretion system F family protein, with the protein MSNPAVPAAKPGAQPVSPKALSFLKAPAKPQEFKKKELVHMFRGLSSMLRAQINTADALKYYGQGLPNKGMADTLFKIRDDIAAGVSVHEAFRRTGRFSDMIIGLIQAGSDAGQLHQAFSALSTRLTNEMKFKKALKKATTMPAVVISVLSGAFIVSQVKIVPQVESMLKGVNQKPDGLTAISFNIAHTTQAIWPIVVGIIVGTIITILRSEKIRTLILGFMMSKWRLLRQLIMSLRQMTFLSTIKLLHSNGINLAKSIRVSANSVKGTPFYRELLEAADKYEGSGVPLSTAFSKYTSVDSQVVHMLAIGEKSASLDGQLEMLVGMYEEDAENCMATFTAAVNFLVLLIAVALIAAVFIGTFLPIFLMGPKMMNSGM; encoded by the coding sequence ATGAGTAATCCCGCCGTGCCAGCCGCCAAACCGGGTGCCCAACCGGTATCCCCGAAGGCGCTTTCATTCCTCAAGGCTCCCGCGAAGCCGCAGGAGTTCAAGAAAAAGGAACTCGTCCACATGTTCCGCGGCCTCAGTTCCATGCTGCGCGCCCAGATCAATACCGCGGATGCGCTGAAATACTACGGCCAGGGCCTGCCCAACAAGGGCATGGCGGACACCCTCTTCAAAATCCGTGATGACATCGCCGCCGGCGTGAGTGTTCACGAAGCCTTCCGCCGCACCGGCCGCTTCAGTGACATGATCATCGGTTTGATCCAGGCGGGATCGGATGCCGGCCAGCTCCACCAGGCCTTCTCCGCCCTCTCCACCCGTCTCACCAATGAGATGAAATTCAAGAAAGCGCTCAAGAAGGCGACCACCATGCCGGCGGTCGTGATCTCGGTGCTTTCCGGCGCGTTCATCGTTTCCCAGGTGAAAATCGTTCCCCAGGTGGAAAGCATGCTCAAGGGCGTGAACCAGAAGCCGGACGGCCTGACCGCGATTTCCTTCAACATCGCCCACACCACCCAGGCCATCTGGCCCATCGTGGTCGGCATCATCGTCGGCACCATCATCACCATCCTGCGCTCGGAAAAGATCCGCACCCTGATCCTCGGATTCATGATGTCGAAGTGGCGCCTCCTGCGGCAGCTCATCATGAGCCTGCGGCAGATGACCTTCCTCTCCACCATCAAGCTGCTCCACTCGAACGGGATCAACCTCGCGAAGTCGATCCGGGTCTCCGCCAACAGCGTGAAGGGAACTCCCTTCTACCGCGAGCTGCTGGAAGCCGCCGACAAGTACGAAGGCTCCGGCGTCCCCCTCTCCACCGCATTCTCGAAGTACACGTCCGTGGATTCCCAGGTCGTCCACATGCTCGCGATCGGTGAGAAATCCGCCTCGCTCGACGGGCAGTTGGAGATGCTCGTGGGCATGTATGAGGAGGATGCGGAAAACTGCATGGCCACCTTCACCGCCGCCGTGAATTTCCTGGTCCTCCTGATCGCCGTCGCCCTCATCGCCGCGGTTTTCATCGGCACCTTCCTTCCAATCTTCCTGATGGGTCCGAAGATGATGAACAGCGGGATGTGA
- a CDS encoding GspE/PulE family protein, giving the protein MIEFDGISFNESISRRIMAALGIHDPSYADLAHDQVPNRVTRYSFMAAIARINGLPFFPKVAEFCDASLHTYCDPTVMTRGFFTPLCLSPGNRLIVAVANPWSPLAEEYLAPRFPDLEIVKIVTLASEISRAIESVGTNNGPSRSELEAIDVEDVDDGIRDFDVTTDYSEPMAQLVATIMADAVKLRASDIHFKVEKEVFYYTFRVDGDLGDKVEIPMKLKDRLDAFLLNLMKLPTEIRNTTPGISGRFTISYFHRPIDIRYERHRTYRGYHVTMRLLDKSHINVTLGKGTLAFDDETLFELGRVMKIPAGIIVMSGPTGSGKSTTLNAILRELNRPEVNILTLENPVEDEVAGITHCDLKSPKEFKPMIASFMRSDPDIILMGEVRDTESAELAIEAAVTGHKVLTTIHTPRASQIIERFEQLGIERWKIAQTLKAACAQRLVKLLCPYCKEAQVGIGDLDRRTFSLDDSWADIPVFSAKPGGCAECRNSGYSGRTAILEIIPITPKVSDQLSKGEITPYELEIKIQQEGKLPNLRLLREGKTDLNAVSKVIDMTYTDE; this is encoded by the coding sequence ATGATCGAGTTCGACGGCATTTCCTTCAACGAATCGATCAGCCGGCGGATCATGGCCGCCCTCGGCATCCACGATCCGTCCTATGCGGATCTGGCGCATGACCAGGTGCCGAACCGCGTCACGCGCTACAGCTTCATGGCCGCGATCGCGCGGATCAACGGCCTGCCCTTCTTCCCGAAGGTGGCCGAGTTCTGCGATGCCTCGCTGCACACCTATTGCGACCCGACGGTGATGACCCGCGGGTTCTTCACGCCGCTGTGCCTTTCCCCCGGGAACCGCCTCATCGTCGCGGTGGCCAATCCATGGAGCCCGCTGGCGGAAGAATATCTCGCGCCGCGTTTCCCGGATCTCGAAATCGTCAAGATCGTCACCCTCGCCTCCGAGATCAGCCGGGCGATCGAATCGGTGGGCACCAACAACGGTCCCAGCCGCTCCGAGCTTGAAGCCATCGACGTCGAGGACGTGGACGATGGCATCCGTGACTTCGACGTCACGACCGACTACAGCGAGCCGATGGCCCAGCTCGTGGCCACCATCATGGCGGACGCCGTGAAGCTCCGCGCATCGGACATCCACTTCAAGGTCGAGAAGGAAGTCTTCTACTACACCTTCCGTGTGGACGGCGACCTCGGCGACAAGGTCGAGATCCCGATGAAGCTGAAGGACCGCCTCGATGCGTTCCTGCTGAACCTGATGAAGCTGCCGACGGAAATCCGGAACACCACTCCGGGTATCTCGGGACGTTTCACCATCTCCTATTTCCACCGCCCCATCGACATCCGCTACGAGCGCCATCGTACTTACCGCGGCTACCACGTGACGATGCGTCTGCTCGACAAGAGCCACATCAACGTGACGCTCGGCAAGGGCACGCTCGCCTTCGATGACGAGACGCTCTTCGAACTCGGCCGCGTGATGAAGATCCCGGCGGGCATCATCGTCATGTCCGGCCCCACCGGTTCGGGCAAGTCCACCACCCTCAATGCGATCCTCCGCGAGCTGAACCGCCCGGAAGTGAACATCCTCACGCTGGAAAACCCGGTCGAAGACGAAGTCGCCGGCATCACCCACTGCGACTTGAAGAGCCCGAAGGAGTTCAAGCCGATGATCGCGTCCTTCATGCGAAGCGACCCGGACATCATCCTCATGGGTGAGGTGCGCGACACCGAGTCAGCCGAACTCGCGATCGAGGCCGCCGTGACGGGTCACAAGGTGCTCACCACCATCCACACCCCGCGCGCCTCCCAGATCATCGAGCGTTTCGAACAGCTCGGCATCGAGCGTTGGAAGATCGCCCAGACCCTGAAGGCCGCCTGTGCCCAGCGACTGGTGAAACTGCTCTGCCCCTATTGCAAGGAAGCCCAGGTGGGCATCGGTGACCTGGACCGCCGCACCTTCAGCCTCGATGACTCGTGGGCGGATATCCCGGTCTTCTCCGCGAAGCCCGGCGGCTGCGCCGAATGCCGCAACTCCGGATACAGCGGCCGTACCGCCATCCTGGAAATCATTCCGATCACCCCGAAGGTCTCCGACCAGCTCTCGAAGGGCGAGATCACTCCCTACGAGCTGGAAATCAAGATCCAGCAGGAAGGCAAGCTGCCCAACCTGCGCCTCCTGCGCGAAGGCAAAACCGACCTCAACGCCGTGTCGAAGGTCATCGACATGACTTACACCGATGAGTAA
- a CDS encoding type II secretion system protein GspD encodes MKPNRFSLVLLSALTCSGGLRAQTGSDPLIEQVADVQPTTPPNFTPTPGTPAVPGEGPPSTVPAAPVDIVPTDPAAPGNPANPPHTGQPLNKEDDTKGWRLNDTALNDTFQYLASKAGRQYFHNSKIATPEYRVTGMLLDDVNPLQQMEDLAFMYGLTLYTKGNTVYALTPAQLSQLPSAEFQYQLRYLRQTDLATLKEILKSILSPAGVVSFEPKTSTVVIIDNAQKIEAARDLLRKIDQPRGQIVVETKILRVNSNAAQRQGVDWSTSLGENGVPIEAARSLNSVFGLPSSWTGTGGTSSGSSVTTADIPLASNNIVLSPIQLNGVLRALAQGGLASQISNPTLITEDNEQATISIIDRVPIVTATQSVGSAGGSTATEQVRYKIDDGDSTIDKDPEHHREIGISIVVTPTLMPDGTVRMRLRPRSAQITENVKSALSGNIYPRVTESMVESLARVPDGSSLVVGGFYGESKKDNKTKVPLLGDVPVLNFFFKSKEQTKEQTSLVFIVTPTSYDPGNRGANNRTNSTIKRKVQLGVDNDWVDELNPGPAHEPNLCRGVRDFQPYQAPFYPQTTTTTETYSAPAQAPAPRATDSKSGTAQPATSTSDSSPRFSRARR; translated from the coding sequence ATGAAACCGAATCGTTTTTCCCTCGTCCTGCTCTCCGCCCTGACGTGCTCGGGCGGCCTGCGTGCCCAAACCGGAAGCGATCCTTTGATCGAACAGGTGGCCGATGTGCAGCCCACCACTCCGCCGAATTTCACCCCCACTCCGGGAACTCCGGCCGTACCGGGAGAAGGCCCTCCCTCCACCGTGCCCGCTGCTCCGGTGGACATCGTGCCAACCGACCCCGCCGCTCCCGGCAATCCGGCCAATCCGCCGCACACGGGACAGCCACTGAACAAGGAGGACGATACAAAGGGCTGGCGCCTCAACGATACGGCCCTCAATGATACCTTCCAGTATCTGGCTTCAAAGGCCGGCCGCCAGTATTTCCACAACTCCAAGATCGCGACCCCCGAATACCGGGTCACGGGTATGTTGCTCGATGACGTGAATCCGCTCCAGCAGATGGAGGATCTGGCGTTCATGTACGGCCTCACGCTCTATACCAAGGGCAACACGGTCTACGCCCTCACCCCGGCGCAGCTCTCGCAACTCCCCAGCGCCGAGTTCCAATACCAGCTCCGCTACCTGCGCCAAACGGACCTTGCGACTCTCAAGGAAATCCTCAAGTCCATCCTCAGCCCGGCCGGTGTCGTCAGCTTCGAGCCGAAGACCAGCACGGTGGTGATCATCGACAACGCGCAGAAGATCGAAGCCGCACGCGACCTCCTCCGCAAGATCGACCAGCCGCGCGGCCAGATCGTGGTGGAAACCAAGATTCTCCGCGTGAACAGCAATGCGGCGCAGCGCCAGGGCGTGGACTGGAGCACCAGCCTGGGTGAGAACGGTGTGCCCATCGAGGCCGCCCGCTCGCTCAACAGCGTCTTCGGCCTTCCCTCCTCCTGGACCGGCACAGGAGGCACGTCCTCCGGCAGTTCCGTCACCACCGCCGACATCCCGCTCGCGTCCAACAACATCGTCCTTTCCCCCATCCAGCTCAATGGCGTGCTCCGCGCGCTGGCCCAGGGCGGTCTGGCGTCCCAGATCTCGAACCCGACCCTCATCACCGAGGACAACGAACAGGCCACGATCTCCATCATCGACCGTGTGCCGATCGTCACCGCCACCCAGAGCGTGGGCAGCGCCGGCGGTTCCACCGCCACGGAACAGGTCCGCTACAAGATCGATGACGGTGACTCGACCATCGACAAGGATCCGGAGCACCACCGTGAAATCGGTATCTCCATCGTGGTCACCCCCACGCTGATGCCGGACGGCACCGTGCGCATGCGCCTGCGTCCGCGCTCCGCCCAGATCACGGAGAACGTGAAGAGCGCCCTGTCCGGAAACATCTACCCGCGCGTCACCGAATCGATGGTCGAATCCCTCGCCCGCGTGCCGGATGGCAGTTCTCTCGTTGTCGGCGGCTTCTACGGAGAGTCCAAGAAGGACAACAAGACCAAGGTTCCGCTTCTCGGTGATGTACCGGTGCTCAACTTCTTCTTCAAGAGCAAGGAGCAGACCAAGGAGCAAACCAGCCTCGTCTTCATCGTCACCCCGACGTCCTACGATCCCGGCAACCGCGGCGCGAACAACCGCACCAACTCCACCATCAAGCGCAAGGTCCAGCTCGGCGTGGACAATGACTGGGTGGATGAGCTGAACCCCGGTCCCGCCCACGAACCGAACCTCTGCCGTGGCGTCCGCGACTTCCAGCCCTATCAGGCGCCGTTCTACCCGCAGACCACGACCACTACGGAAACCTACTCTGCTCCGGCCCAGGCTCCCGCACCGCGTGCCACGGATTCGAAGTCCGGAACAGCCCAGCCGGCTACCTCCACCAGCGACAGCTCCCCACGTTTCAGCCGCGCCCGCCGCTAA